The Argiope bruennichi chromosome 5, qqArgBrue1.1, whole genome shotgun sequence genome segment CATGCTTTTTTTGTAACATTCCATGAATAAGGAAGAGACGTTATGGCAGGATCTCGTTTCTTATTAGAAAACTCAACAGCAAACAACAAAACGCCACAAGTGAACACATTTCACTATAGACGAGGggatcaataaaatcattaaatgacagtgcatttaaaaattgttttatgatcgAAAGCAAGGAAGAATTTTTAGTATAATATGTTACTGTACATGAGAAAAAACAAGATTAACAAAGGCTGATAaagtaattacttaaaaatagtaACATGATTAGCTTTTCAAACAAATGTTTCTGTAAgtattaacaaatgatatttaacaaCCCTTGATATggattcttaaaattgaaaattctttttgtatgaTAACTTACATtatcatttaattcaattttataataatagatttaaGGAAATTCGTTTCCTCATGCtcatataaagtttaaatatccaataaaaaaacataaaggcgcttatattaacataataaaaaaaggttttatattaaaaaggtaaaattaatCCATATCGGCCATGCAAATGTAGTTTCCACTTTTAATTTCAGGTTTGGTAATCCAAcaataatgctattttttaaaaaatattctgaacgTTTTATATGTTTGAAGTTAAAATGCAAATGTGTACATTACTTCTATAAGAGGAAATTGGTCCAACTTTTCCTCTGAGAACAAATTTATGAGCttgaagcatttaatttttttttcgggcaaatatattctttttcaacgagataaaaatacatatcttcaaaagaaatttacGGCTACATTTGCTTCATTATtagtaaaaacattcaaaaatttgagCATTAAAAGGATCAAGGCATCTTTGGTCTAAAGTGGACTTTTTACAATATCTTTAGGTCTGATCTGATGCATTCAGAAGACAGAGATTAATAACACAACAGAGATAATCAAGTAATTGCAAGATTCCTattttttcaactgaaataataaaaggaaatcagAAAATGGAAATATAAGCGAAGGCGAGGggatttcaaatgaataagtaatgcagatatatttttaaaaatgaccaaATTCTACCTTAAAGGAGAATacttattttcctaaatttttctaTAACCTAAAAAGCCTTTGAAGTCACTGGAAAGAGTGATAATGAGTGGTTATGGCAACTTTTACGTTAAATGagactttcatttcaaataaatattggaaaactACAATAATAACACatcataatcaaatttaaaaaaatttaaataaccttaatacataacatctaaaaaaatccaatttaaattttcattaacatcTTCAAACTCAATGTTGACATTTCGGTGACTCCTGTAATCCTGTTCTCGAAGCATTATACCGGAAATCAATCTTGGACTCGGAAATacagaaaaaacagaaaatttctgaTATCACGTGATTATGATGTGTTATTGATCTTGCAAAGCTGGCTGTTAAATAAACTATTACTTTAATTTACTGCCTACCAACCAATAGAagcagattttcatttttaaggcgtgtttatttatatttatatattttagagaaagcGGTTTGCATTTGTTTGTcatcaaatgcaaatttttcttttctaagcaTATGAAAAACTCCTTTCAATTCTTGTATATAGTTTGTAATTGATTTTCAGCTGCCCTTTTGTCAATTTCCATTGCCGTaatagaatttaaacatttttatcttgtatattttttgtgttaacttgaaaacaattttatgtgCTTTTTTGCTATACtaataaaacaaagatttaaattttactaggaagtaaaataatactatattattacatatactgtagtattattattttattttgcctggttattttataatatatctgtagctttataatatgttatgtaaataaaaagtctaaacaaaaaatgaaatgaattgaaattgtttttaaaaacagatttgaatCTAATTGTATTTACAAGAAGCTTATGATTACTTTGAACTTcattgaaaatcattaaattatgataaaaatcataaGTTGAGATgttgcagattatttttttataaaaatgttaaaactttctataatattatacatgtgatatattattttttgatgtaatggaataataataatatttgtaatacagattgcataaaaatttgatgtttaattctattaattctaaaatatgcaAGCCTGATCCAACCTTAAATTAGTTTCCTGATTCATTCAGTCAACAAAAAATCTATTCCATTTtccaaataaaagatattttttaataatcaagttGGCCAGAAAGTAGTACTTTCATTGTTTCTGTCTATAAAAATTATCCTATTCTCAGAATTAATCATGGGTTTTCCAATAGTCATAaatttactatacacactttctATAACGATTAACAAGACTGTAAACCTTTCTCTTTTCATCTGAAATTAGTGCTGATATGTTGCACTGCATtcccaaattttaaacaaaggctCTTTAACAATGATGCTTCTACAATAATCTCTGTTAATGTATATTCTATACATGTACAGCTGTTTAATTGCCATTGCCACAGGTATTGTCTTTGAAATTGAAGGAGAAGAGAATTGTCTTTGAAATTGAAGGAGAAGAGAATTGTCTGTtaaacaatatctttattttcttcttcattgtgagataaaaatttgcatctcttttttgttaaatgattttaCAGATCATTACCATTAACAATTGTAAGGTGTGCTTTACTAACAGTTAAAATATACTCTCTCAAATATGCTGTACAGCATAATGTAAAGAGAGAAAAGCTGTATATATGAGCATGTGaaaaatcttaattcatttcaaataggaattttattgagaaaatgcTGATTCAGGATTTCTTTGGGTGTGAGATTTTTACATGATATGATAgcttaatgttaaataattataaattacagaGATGTTTACAGCTATAACAGgtgtgagaaaaaaataaaagcctgTGTTTCttagaaactaaattaaaaatatttttataatttaaattttaagtggttggaaaaattaattaatataaataatttattatatacatattcattaagaaaatagataaaataactgcttatttttaatattattctttatatcaaAACCATATGTTAAtactaaatgatatttttatagatgTGCTTGTTGACGTTCTACTTGAATCCAAATGCATCTGAAACTGAGCTGTATTTAGTTTTGGTGAATGTTCGTGATGAGATTTATAACAGGCCTACAAAGCTTGCTGATTTCTGGGAGCAATATCCTCAAGTTATTGGAGGTACGTATTTTATACGTGaagtatatattgaaatttttattgtattttaatttatatgataataattcacatttaggagtattgttaaaaatgattttttttttcatttaaatagtttaagaattagagttatttcatttatttctagcTTATGTAGTTTTCATTTCTAGACatctaaaaaaatgtcaaaaaaatttattgattgaatttaaCTATTTGActtgaattcattaaaagttcatatatattaaaatctacatCCCAAATATTTACATAGGTTTAATTTCTCTTTCATAGCAAATATCCATAGATtatgttgtattaaaaaaaacattaatttatataattgtactggaatgaaaattataaactGTGTCAAGATCTTACAAAATCTTCTGACTTATAGTATGGAATCTCATTTTCgaactgtaaaatattaataagtttattatttgtgttaagtattattaatataaattatacaaattaattgtatataaaatgatctaacagtgtaaaaaaatatttaagccaGTTAAACAAATCTGTCTAGAAGCAAGTAACATCATGAAATGAGCTGTtcatatgcattaaatatattctgtaatcttattttcattaatctgatgctgtaatttttcttttaacaattaatttatcaTAGGAATGGATATGGAACCTGGAAAAGAAGGTGGAACATGGCTAGCTATGAATAAGAAAGGGAAAATTGGGGCATTGCTTAATATTTTGCAACCTGATGAAGAAATATTACCTGGTAAAAAAGGCAGAGGTTAGTgacatcttaaatttttatctgtgACAACTTatgctgaaaaaaatgtaatggttcacttattaaattagttttacttattacttttaatgtataaacttttaaatataagttacTTAGAGAACATTtatagcattcaatttaatttagcattttgtacgtaacaaattattaattttgaaaagattgaattaaagtttgaaatgttgagtctgaaattttattatactaatattaaaaagtttgctGATGTGATCTACCATTTCCTATTAAAGTTCTAACTAGATAATTTTAGCTAGTAACTctataatcttgaaaaaaaatgagcttCCTTAACAAGAAATAATAACTAGTTACAGAACTgttcaatattttaagttttgacACTatgatatattgaattaaatttcttgaatagagttatatttttcaaaacaaagcaaTCTTTTGTGGGGTACCTATCAGATAGCCCACAATATCTAATTTCCACTTCTAGGTCACTGTATTgcaagataatatatataatataatagatcTTATCTGAAAACTTTTGGTggatgtaatataaaaaatttacccTGAAAAATTAACATGAGGGACTCATAATGTGTTTATCTTCATCCTCATTCATACCAGTTTTTAcagattttaacaaaaatgtgtGCAAACTACAGAAttactgataaaattaaaatttgtatggaaatgacaatattattattattagatgtaAAATCTTGATTATCTTAGAAACCATTCttaattattgaacaaatttatttattctactaTTTACTATAAAACAAGATATCTTAAAGAGGATAACtaaatcttagaaattatttaattttttataaatacaaagtaTTAACCAGTATTTGCATgatgtttatttttgaagtatgcAGGTTTTATGTATTACAATGTTTTCATTTtgtgtttgtaattttaaaaaaatgttatatttaaaaaagtattataatttaaaaaaaaatgttatatttaaaaaagtattataattttataaaatgttatatttctcatacatttaataatagtgatatataatgtacatacaatgatatttttaagtataatttaagtCTTTattaatttgcagatttttatcttatcttaatttagctcatattaacttcattctaaaatgttcacatttcctgatccaattcacactttatttaattaattcaaaatatgcttCATAAAACTACTTATTTCAgcaggttctcacgctccgagtaaaGCGATAAAAATCCCTATCCAACATTCTTTTAGATGCCTACATTTTCCTTTCCTAAGTTTCAacgaaatctctatcaaaatctcatggtaAAATCACTGAAAGCAAAAATTCTCTTCTGCTATTCTGTCACTATGTAGACTGATGTATCTCTTACCAGTTTTTATCTGTTCAAATTTTAACTccagaatgaaataaattgaaaaaaaaaatttcaaaagtttcttctattctgccaggcaactgctaaaatatgtttacatatataattcttgtattatatatacaagtaaactattttttcttaaaaatagaaatttatgattatttaaaatatgatgaaatatgtaaataacagaaaatcaaaattttaacataagtCTTCTGTGCCTGTGCATGCTTTCATCTGTTACTCTCGTAGCACAGCTACTACAAACACCTTCTTTTCCAATGTCAGCATCTATGTATTCTAAATAAGCACTATGTCAAATTTAGTTGTGGTATTGGAAATTTTTAGTTCTGTAAgttttctaatgaattaaaagatCTGTTGTAATAATCAATGAGATAGAAGCTCTTTTTTATATGCCATGAAAATGTATCAGATTTACtgacattaaattgaaaataataaatttgcctttcataccaaataatattttccaaatatctgGAATATTACCATTATGACATGTGTTTCTGGAAACTAAAGTCATAGTTAAACATTACAGGCAAGTGATGTTTTTGGATTGAATGAGTATTGAaccaaaactaatttaaaaagttttaaggtCCTTGTTTCCTCAAAATGTGGCACTCTaattatgtaatctttaattaaaactgaaaatttataaaacccaAAGACTTGCAAGCTATTTTAGATAGCATGTATATGTTTGGGAAAATGAGAcgtatttgtattaatttcaacGTATTAATGtgcatttcattgattaaattgGAAACCTTATAAATTTGATgttctaaaacataaatatctaGATGTGAATAAAGAATAAtcttaatgtattttatgtttaCATATTCTTTGACTATTTTCTTCTGAaacctgaaaaaataatttttatatactttatttattcaatttgctTCAAATTTGAGAAAacggaattttgtaattaatcttTCATTCTCAAATGTGCTGGAGTTTTGTAATTTTGTACACATGTCAATTCTCAATGATAgttcagtattttaatattttcataatttttagttaattgattgatttaattaaagtttcagtCAGTACAtctagtgaattttaaaaaaaaaattgattaaagattttataatattgataataatgaaCTATACACTAAAAAcgtaaaagatgaaaattataaaataaaaaaatttatttcactatgtAAATGAAAagtgggtgttttttttttattattattattattaactttattgatttttctttttgttactaTAGGTTTTCTAGCTTTCGATTATGTAGTTGGAGACCAAGATTGTTTTACATATCTGAACGATGTCAGCAGGGAAGGGAaagattacaatgaatttttactGGTTGCTATTGAATTCAGGTAAAATTCAAAGtaaagttttaacttttatataagctgtattgttttcttcattatatgaaCTTCATTAATTGTTTTCAGTTCTTTAAAGGTCCCAAAGATTGCTTGTTATACAAACTCTTCCTCTCTACCACCTGTTCTTCTTGAACCTGGTATGTAAAAAACGAttgatttttagtttatttttgtatttacaatttattttaaaaccttgtGATATATTAAATAGGAgtcaatagtaaaaataaaaattaagtgtatAAATATATGATTCTTAATAAGTTGTATCCAATTAATTAGCACTTAATGAAGTCATTTTGTATATAGTTGAATGAGAAACTGTTTTCTGAAGAACAAGAGATTTTCAGAAAGTTTATTATCttattgaatttcagtttaaaatgtgtgaaatttagtaaatatactgaatatgctttttaaaatttaatactcattaaatatcttaatttttattacatcattcAAAAGGCCATTAACTCCcaaatctttatataaaactaaaaaacaatATTCCCAATAAAAGTATCAAGGTTTGAAAattgcatgtaatttttttcactataattaatgtataaaataaatatatgcagagCATTTGTATAGCTCAAGTATttgatttatattctaataaaaaaaagtcgcaattgtaattagaattcattatttGAATAGTAAAGAAAAACTCGCATGTGAAGAGACTAATACCATTATatgtttgatttataaaaatcttttaatataaaaaaaacccaaagtgATGATGATTTTTCTGCTCGAGAAGTTCCAATAAAAACGCCCTAAATTTTAGCAATATCTCTCATAAGTGACAACAATTGATGTTAGTGTTAATAGAATATTGCCAGTACTCAAGCATGGTAACAATTGGCACCATGCTAATGGAAAAGTATCATTTGATCTTTGAACCACTATACCAATGAATTTCTAAATCAGAACATGAGAACttctaaatatcttttctttatatCATGTTATATTTGTGcctctttccttttattttcactAACAAAAACCACAGTTTAAACAtacttttcttacaaaataactaagttgtttttaaatcttatcttacaatataaaatgctatatattttagGAATTCATTCTTTTGGAAATAGCATTGAAAGAGAGCAACCTTGGCCTAAAGTACccaaattgaaagaaaagttttccgaagttattgaaaaatatcctTCAATCTTCCAGAAGGATGATTTACTGAACGAGCTATTTGCCTTGCTTCAGGATCGTACTAGGTAAAAATTAAATCTctgtaactaatttttaaaaaatctttgttaatGAAGTTTCTCTCTCTCCTCAAAACTGTACTCTGTTtagatttggggggggggggtaaacataaataaatcatatatgaggaaagataaaatttaaacagatatatattctttattcaatATGTTTTATCAAGTAGTATACAATGATTAAATTTCCAGTTTTGATGATGctattgacagaaaaaaaatttgttgtaaatcataaaatatttataatccatTGGAGATTGCAAGCATAGTAAGTAAAGTGCCAAGTCTTATTGAGAACACATAgtaaattctttctgaaaaaattaaccatttaattgattttttttccatatctaaatagacatcataattctattttatacgaaaaaatttactaaactaaatttactaatttaaaataaatttacagatttaaaataaatctgtaaaatctttttttctgtataaaaataatgatataaattttcttttttctactgatcataattgatgaaaaattagaattttcaaataagttcttttctttaaaaatgcaagacataatatttaacttttgctGCCTATTTTTGATATGTGAAAAATTAGATCCATTGCAGCAATCCGTGTATTGACCAAGCACAATGTagattttcgatatttttttataaaattccttgaaatatcatgtaataattaaatttaaatataatacccttttatttctttcagaaatacaGCTTTCagcataaaagttttttaactttttatttacattttgtaggAAGATTCGATGTTTAAGGCTATTATATTGCAGAAGCTATAATATCATGAGATTATGGTATTTAAAACATTATGTAGAAAAGattctgtatataaaattttccaaccTAGTCAATCATatgtatttacaaaatgaaatttctaactaggtatataaaaatcatcaaatttctcttttttttttttttttaatattaggtaCAGTGTTGACGATAATATGAAAAAGCAAGGGAAAAGTAAAACCTTGGATTTTTTGGAAAAACTGAGTGCTATTCATGTGAACATTCCAGAAGCTAATTATGGAAGCaggtatataaaattatttaagattttatacatTCTGTAGAGtaccaaattaatatatttgacttaacagatatttttaaaaattttaattattatatttgtacagATGCCATACAGTCATTTTGATTGATGGATCAGGAAAAGTCGACTACTATGAAAGAAGTAGACCACAACATATCCAATCAGTTGGTGATGAACAGTGGGTTTTAACccatcattcatttaaattagatttaatgtCCACTGccctttagaaatatattatgagattattttgtattatataatttttttaattaatatttttgttcattttttctaGTACTTGATGTAATTAGTTTTCCCTCCTCTCTCTCCCCGCTCCTATTTGCTGTGTATCAAttgtgtaaagaaaaaaataaaaattgtgccaATTTTAACATTAGTGCTGGGTATTATAGTCtacatttaagtttattaaaatgaaatgcaagcAAGCTTGTTCATAATTTTACTAACTTATCTTatgaaaaatcattacatttttatcaaagcTTTTCGCTAATTTGATTCCTGAAACTCTGATGCATTATTTTTGATGcagaataacttttataataattaaggatttttaatttctgcaatttgctcttgaaattatatttgaaaaaaagttacttATAAATAGgataaaacaaagtattttaaaaaatttgactaTTAGTTTTTCATTTGCTAATAATAATGCATCATAACTAAAAACATTACTTGCTAATTGTAATATTCATTGCAAACTAATTACAGCCATATGATAAGgaaagtattttttagaaaaatctgttGAACAGAAGATATTATAAATAcgatttatttcttcattaaaatacataacataaatttgaaaaatctaataCTGGTTAGGATCAATTTCGAAAACATGACTTAACTTTTGTGTCAATTCTACAAATATTGAGATTTTTCTATTCATGTGATGAAAATAAGAAGATAAATTCTTCTatactttacttaaaaatatagcatctcacttaaatattttttgtattgaaatggacgaaaacaaatttaaaaatttattatataaatgaaatttacaggGCTTTCTTTTTCAGCAGATTGTATAACAAATTTTGCTTTACTCCTTGGGATAAAGTTcaatttctaaattctaaaacCCTTATCAAGTTAGTAGAGTATCATCCAAATCTTCTTCTTTAGGCTCTGGTTGAGAGGAAACTTTTTTGAGTACTTTAGTAATCACATCTTGTAAGGCTTCTCGAGCACCAGCATCCATGACATTTaaacaaatctataaaaaaaaaaattatttgactgaaacaatcatattttaatatgtaactaattgtaaattatttcacttttgatGAAAACAGTGATCATTGATGAAAAGGAAAACTGCTTTTTTCAGTacagcatttttgaaaatatacaagaagatatttaaatatttcatatttccgttaaaatttcacaatttgttGGAAATAAAAGACGTGACAATTTAAAATTTGCcacatttcccccccccccatgagATTCTAGTAAAAGCCAATGGTTGTTTTCATCAATAGAAAGTGATAGTAAATAAATacagagatattttaaatattgcttctttataaatatttttgtgtcaCTGTCCTTTAtataagacattttatattttgaacctgattcatatttttagtgatgcattgaaaaaaaattattgaatatataagtATAGCTAAAACAAATTAGTCATTGAAAACCAAATGCTTTCAAAGCTTTCAATTTAAtcttattcttaaagaaaaattaccaaaatctgattaaataattacaaatcatggAAAAGTGTTCCAAAAGGAGGGATAAAACCCCATTAGtttcaaaacaaagcaaaatgaaaaggaatttattttctaactcaTTCCCAAGAATTAATTCTGTTagcgatttttatttaaattatttcaatattttttaatatattaaattttatgaaatggttGATTGCATCGCTCTTACCTTTTAAATGTGTAACAGTgctcaatttaataattttcaaacaaacaaaaaagtccAGGAAACATATTATTCAGCcaataaaaattcatgtaatatgaaataatttacaaacCTGAGCTTGTTCTTCATTAGTACGTAAACCAAGAAGAGTAACTAAAGCAAATTCACAATTGGACTTCaccattgtatttttttcttttgtaccaTTAACGAGATGTGGCACTACAGTCTTCATAAAATAGGGTGGGAGTGTGATTTTTCTTGCCAAGAAATGCACTGTCAGTGCAACAGCTTGCTTTACTTCATTTGTTGAATGATTCATACTCTAGAATTAAAGTGCCATTTTTAATGAGgaacacttttaatttaatatattaataaatatcaagttttgtaacttaaaatatgaatattcatcAGACACATTATAACTGTTATaacaatttatacattt includes the following:
- the LOC129969010 gene encoding transport and Golgi organization 2 homolog, coding for MCLLTFYLNPNASETELYLVLVNVRDEIYNRPTKLADFWEQYPQVIGGMDMEPGKEGGTWLAMNKKGKIGALLNILQPDEEILPGKKGRGFLAFDYVVGDQDCFTYLNDVSREGKDYNEFLLVAIEFSSLKVPKIACYTNSSSLPPVLLEPGIHSFGNSIEREQPWPKVPKLKEKFSEVIEKYPSIFQKDDLLNELFALLQDRTRYSVDDNMKKQGKSKTLDFLEKLSAIHVNIPEANYGSRCHTVILIDGSGKVDYYERSRPQHIQSVGDEQWVLTHHSFKLDLMSTAL